The Saccharobesus litoralis genome window below encodes:
- a CDS encoding DUF1501 domain-containing protein, whose translation MNKNRRSFIKNSSLGLGAAATSSLLTGGGLPGMSAAYASELADPLAPKKPHYPGKVKSVIWLHQNGAPSSMDLFDRKPMLEKMAGQTIPPSFLEGLTVATKGGLGTLWVDKNRTWKQYGESGAWFSDLLPNLAQHADDMTFIKSSKTIGATHNISIIKLNTGELTPGRPSLGAWVSYALGSGNPDLPSYIVMYNRSQPRGGPVNWSSGFLPAAYQGTTFLSGSSPILFLDRPDLVSATQQKNSLALLRDLDIKGLAQRHSDSELQARIRSYELAERMQYAAPEAVDLSKESEATKEMYGLNDPTSKGYGNLLLRARRLVERGVKFIHIVSGSPEGETKVVDWDAHANLPRNHGIMAKMVDKPIAGLLTDLKARGLLDTTLVVWASEFGRTPWGESGNGRDHNPWGYTQWMAGGGLKKGFSYGETDELGLKVADPSFAVDTYDVHATVLHLLGLDHLRTTYVHNGRAERPTVNFGKIVTDILA comes from the coding sequence ATGAATAAAAATCGCCGAAGTTTTATTAAAAACAGTAGCCTAGGGTTAGGGGCTGCGGCTACATCCAGTTTATTGACTGGGGGTGGTTTACCGGGCATGTCAGCTGCTTATGCATCTGAGTTGGCCGATCCTCTAGCACCAAAAAAACCACACTATCCAGGTAAAGTTAAATCCGTTATTTGGTTACATCAAAATGGTGCGCCTAGTTCGATGGATTTGTTTGACCGCAAACCTATGTTAGAAAAAATGGCAGGGCAAACTATCCCGCCGTCATTTCTTGAAGGGTTAACAGTGGCGACAAAAGGTGGCTTAGGCACTTTGTGGGTTGATAAAAATCGTACGTGGAAGCAATACGGTGAAAGCGGAGCTTGGTTTTCTGATTTACTGCCTAACTTGGCGCAGCACGCAGATGATATGACTTTCATTAAGTCGAGTAAAACCATAGGCGCAACGCACAATATTTCCATTATTAAATTGAATACAGGGGAGCTAACACCTGGCAGACCGTCGTTAGGTGCTTGGGTGTCTTATGCTTTGGGTTCGGGTAACCCTGACTTACCTTCGTATATTGTTATGTACAATCGTAGTCAGCCACGAGGTGGCCCTGTTAATTGGAGTTCAGGTTTTTTACCGGCAGCGTATCAAGGAACGACCTTTTTATCGGGCTCGTCACCCATTCTGTTCTTAGATAGGCCTGATTTAGTTTCGGCAACTCAGCAAAAAAATTCACTTGCCTTGTTGAGAGATCTCGATATTAAGGGTTTAGCTCAAAGGCATTCTGACAGCGAACTGCAGGCGAGGATCCGCTCTTATGAACTCGCAGAGCGAATGCAATATGCGGCGCCAGAAGCTGTCGATTTAAGTAAAGAGTCTGAAGCGACGAAAGAGATGTATGGGTTAAATGACCCAACCAGTAAGGGGTATGGCAACTTGTTGTTAAGAGCCCGACGTTTAGTCGAGCGCGGCGTTAAATTTATCCATATTGTTAGTGGTAGCCCAGAAGGTGAAACCAAGGTCGTTGATTGGGATGCTCATGCCAATTTACCACGCAATCACGGCATTATGGCTAAGATGGTCGATAAACCCATTGCAGGTCTGTTAACAGATTTAAAAGCAAGAGGGTTACTCGATACCACTTTAGTGGTTTGGGCATCTGAGTTTGGCCGTACACCTTGGGGTGAGTCTGGTAACGGGCGAGATCACAACCCATGGGGCTATACACAATGGATGGCCGGTGGTGGCCTTAAAAAAGGCTTTAGCTATGGTGAAACAGATGAGTTAGGGCTAAAAGTGGCCGACCCAAGCTTTGCTGTTGATACCTATGACGTGCATGCCACTGTTTTGCATTTACTCGGGTTAGATCATTTACGAACAACCTATGTGCACAATGGTCGAGCTGAACGCCCTACGGTTAACTTTGGCAAAATAGTGACTGATATTTTAGCCTAG
- a CDS encoding DUF1549 and DUF1553 domain-containing protein, whose protein sequence is MQIWRLVISLTLGFIFCLPAFVTSAQEQTKNAKAKSALAKYKAKKNRGWAYKKVKNFSPPNVKDQAWAISDIDYFILKKLEDKQIAPSTDAEKYQFIRRATLDSWGMVPTPEEVTAFQNDTSAQAYENLVDRLLSSPRFGVRQAKRWLDLARYADSAGYESDDTRANMWRYRDYVVDAFNQDKPFDQFILEQLAGDELWPENQQAMIATGFLASAPDSGTFRDFLMRKYVLETDMTNMVGETLLASRVGCARCHDHKFDDISQKEYFQLQSFFVNSAAHEELLVRPGTETQWDIEYQKQQAIYDDATLAIRKQQTAILDQIREEGFAWRRGRYFPNARASIYKPQEQWTPLDRWVNQRADFVEVDAQIMRYLRATQTEEHAAYKPIYAGLWKEYQKLQAKVDEFKHLKPKRGSKYYTAISDVGAEPGKTYIRYSGIHERPTDAVDPAIPALWDKNAQLDIQPTASSTGRRTALAQWIASSDNPLTARVFVNRIWSHYFERGIAANVGDFGRAGSPPTHPKLLDYLAYHFMENGWSVKSLTRQIMLSRTYRQSSVERPELSRLDPKNELLAVYPRKRLDAEQIRDSLLYVSGLLDETYGGPAVFPKMPEHMVKGNKFWEANAPESDSKRRSIYTFVRRGLPYAFTSVFDAAEANNPHLKRDVSTTPLQALAVLNSEEVFSWSQSLAGRIINDVGFKGNDKLNRLYEILFARQPSRAELNQLNQFLAKQESIVMEKSWSDQFAIAVPTGVAAVTKLNPIKASAFVDLVHAMSNSNEFVYRF, encoded by the coding sequence ATGCAAATTTGGCGTTTGGTTATTTCGCTAACATTAGGCTTTATTTTTTGTTTACCCGCATTTGTAACGAGTGCGCAAGAGCAGACTAAAAATGCAAAAGCAAAGTCAGCTTTGGCAAAATACAAGGCTAAAAAAAATCGGGGGTGGGCTTATAAAAAAGTTAAAAATTTCAGCCCGCCTAATGTCAAAGATCAAGCGTGGGCTATTTCAGACATTGATTATTTTATATTAAAAAAATTAGAAGATAAGCAGATTGCGCCTTCAACTGACGCCGAAAAATATCAGTTTATTAGACGGGCAACACTTGATTCCTGGGGAATGGTACCAACACCCGAAGAGGTTACAGCCTTTCAAAATGACACATCGGCTCAAGCCTACGAAAACCTGGTGGATAGACTTTTATCATCACCGCGTTTTGGTGTTAGGCAAGCAAAACGCTGGTTAGATTTGGCGCGTTACGCAGATAGTGCTGGTTATGAAAGTGATGATACTCGAGCCAATATGTGGCGCTATCGCGATTACGTAGTCGATGCTTTTAATCAGGATAAACCCTTTGACCAATTTATTCTTGAGCAATTAGCTGGTGACGAGCTGTGGCCTGAAAACCAACAAGCTATGATTGCGACAGGATTTCTCGCAAGTGCGCCTGATAGTGGTACATTTCGTGATTTTTTGATGCGAAAGTATGTACTAGAAACCGATATGACAAACATGGTAGGGGAAACCTTACTTGCATCGCGTGTTGGCTGTGCAAGATGCCATGACCACAAATTTGACGATATTAGTCAAAAAGAATACTTTCAGTTGCAATCTTTTTTTGTTAATTCAGCGGCGCATGAAGAGTTGCTAGTCCGTCCTGGTACAGAAACTCAATGGGACATTGAGTACCAAAAACAACAAGCTATCTATGATGACGCTACACTTGCTATTCGCAAACAACAAACGGCAATATTGGATCAAATTCGCGAGGAAGGCTTTGCCTGGCGTCGAGGGCGTTATTTCCCAAATGCCAGAGCATCAATCTATAAGCCGCAAGAGCAATGGACACCACTTGATCGTTGGGTTAATCAAAGAGCTGACTTTGTTGAAGTTGATGCGCAAATTATGCGTTATTTACGCGCGACTCAAACAGAGGAACATGCGGCTTACAAGCCAATTTATGCGGGGTTATGGAAAGAGTATCAAAAGCTGCAAGCCAAAGTGGATGAGTTTAAGCATCTTAAGCCGAAAAGAGGTTCAAAATATTACACCGCAATATCTGATGTGGGCGCGGAACCTGGCAAAACTTACATTCGATACAGTGGCATACATGAGCGCCCAACAGATGCGGTGGACCCTGCGATCCCAGCACTTTGGGACAAAAATGCCCAATTAGATATTCAACCTACTGCAAGTTCTACTGGACGGCGCACAGCATTAGCTCAGTGGATAGCAAGCTCAGACAATCCGCTTACTGCTCGGGTGTTTGTTAATCGGATTTGGTCGCATTACTTTGAACGAGGTATTGCAGCAAATGTTGGCGATTTTGGTAGAGCGGGTTCACCACCGACTCATCCTAAATTACTGGACTATCTTGCTTATCATTTTATGGAAAATGGCTGGAGTGTTAAGTCATTGACACGTCAGATTATGTTGTCGCGTACTTACCGACAATCATCGGTAGAAAGACCTGAATTAAGTCGTCTTGATCCGAAAAATGAATTGCTTGCGGTTTATCCACGAAAGCGCTTAGATGCTGAACAGATCCGTGATTCTTTGTTATATGTGTCAGGGTTGCTTGATGAAACCTATGGCGGCCCTGCTGTTTTCCCCAAAATGCCTGAACATATGGTTAAAGGGAATAAATTTTGGGAAGCTAACGCGCCGGAATCAGATAGTAAACGCCGCAGTATTTATACCTTTGTGCGCCGAGGTTTACCTTATGCCTTTACTTCTGTATTTGATGCAGCAGAAGCCAATAACCCACATTTAAAGAGAGACGTAAGTACAACCCCTCTGCAAGCCTTAGCGGTATTAAACAGTGAGGAAGTATTTAGCTGGTCACAATCGTTAGCGGGCCGCATCATCAATGATGTGGGATTTAAAGGGAACGATAAGCTTAATCGTTTGTACGAAATTCTTTTTGCACGACAGCCTTCGCGAGCTGAATTAAACCAACTCAATCAGTTTTTAGCCAAGCAAGAATCGATCGTTATGGAAAAAAGCTGGTCTGATCAATTTGCTATTGCTGTCCCTACTGGTGTCGCCGCCGTGACTAAACTTAATCCAATAAAAGCATCGGCTTTTGTCGATTTAGTGCATGCCATGTCTAATTCAAATGAGTTTGTTTATCGGTTTTAG
- a CDS encoding glycoside hydrolase family 88/105 protein produces the protein MIKTKLKFKLQFKQLGYQSSLFFVILFFCCSAYSQHNNKFSYTFSEALIQHYQPNISSLTNKNWSNNNSVILQALARVHLQNNNQKYINYIQRYIDSQLDAQANIIGLSPSLDSIHPGILLLFLYEQSGNANYLYAAKQLRNFLLGDGEQAPAIGKTSNGIYWHKNVDKYKNVVSLSGTFMAYPFLLRYGLITNDSVAINTATQQVRLVSEKTFSPVKKLPWHGWNASKDKVWADPETGLASQHWSRATGWYAMALVDILEILPPSHPDYPTLKHYFIQLAAGLMQYQDSHTGMWFHVLDQVNTQGNYPEFAGTGLIVTALRKGQRIGILGRKAKMVAEKGWLAMQSYITKSKDGLFKVTSVAPGMGIQKDFSAYIAIRPTEIPVQSGKQHFHGYMSLLLAAAEMEMY, from the coding sequence ATGATTAAAACAAAACTAAAATTTAAACTTCAATTTAAACAGCTCGGTTATCAATCTTCTTTATTTTTTGTAATACTGTTTTTCTGTTGCAGTGCTTATAGCCAACATAATAATAAGTTTAGCTATACATTTAGTGAAGCTCTCATACAGCATTATCAACCCAATATTAGCTCGCTCACTAACAAAAACTGGAGCAATAACAACAGCGTAATATTGCAAGCGCTAGCACGTGTTCACTTGCAAAATAATAATCAAAAATACATTAACTATATTCAGCGCTATATCGACAGCCAGTTAGACGCGCAAGCAAATATTATTGGACTAAGTCCGTCTCTCGATAGTATTCACCCAGGTATATTGCTGCTTTTTCTTTACGAGCAAAGTGGCAATGCCAATTACTTATACGCAGCTAAACAGTTACGGAATTTTTTATTGGGTGATGGTGAGCAAGCACCCGCAATAGGCAAAACCAGCAATGGTATCTACTGGCATAAAAATGTTGATAAATACAAAAATGTGGTGAGCTTAAGCGGTACGTTTATGGCTTATCCATTTTTACTGCGATATGGCTTGATCACAAATGATAGTGTTGCCATTAACACCGCGACTCAACAAGTACGACTGGTTAGTGAAAAAACATTTTCTCCCGTTAAAAAGTTACCTTGGCATGGCTGGAATGCAAGCAAAGACAAAGTTTGGGCTGATCCTGAAACGGGTTTAGCGTCGCAGCACTGGAGTCGGGCAACGGGTTGGTATGCAATGGCTTTAGTCGACATACTGGAAATATTACCGCCAAGCCACCCTGATTACCCTACGCTAAAACACTACTTTATCCAATTAGCCGCTGGACTTATGCAGTACCAAGACTCGCATACTGGCATGTGGTTTCATGTTTTAGACCAAGTAAATACCCAAGGTAACTATCCCGAATTTGCTGGAACAGGCCTGATCGTGACCGCATTACGTAAAGGGCAGCGCATAGGCATACTTGGCAGGAAAGCAAAAATGGTGGCGGAAAAAGGTTGGTTAGCCATGCAAAGTTATATAACAAAAAGTAAAGATGGATTATTTAAAGTAACCTCAGTCGCGCCGGGAATGGGAATACAAAAAGACTTTAGCGCATACATTGCTATTCGGCCTACTGAAATACCGGTACAGTCAGGCAAACAACACTTTCATGGTTACATGTCACTCTTGTTGGCGGCAGCTGAAATGGAAATGTACTAA
- a CDS encoding Ldh family oxidoreductase: MPDVATTDNRYFDYDLVFSKVTIALQNWGAGLADAEQETELMLEADLQEVPSHGIKMLSLIAQGIHSGVINPKAKPELKHNQAACSVIDCHNGLGRASSLYAMNIAIKNAKKFGIGLCVAQNTTHWGRAHAYAARAAKQGCMAICATNALPSMTLGNSHSAIIGNNPIGFAAPAQHNECPITLDMAMSQSSVGKVATAKREGQKVPDNWGVDEQGNPTTDPEKILNGAVLPMAGYKGESLAVMLEYLTAILANGKTGVELNPTGQKGVDANSSKTFIAIHVPAITPLNNFTLAGHHFNQQLNAQAPSFRLPGSRGWQAQQRNKHKIPIHSDTVLALQKLGISLTSECVTNEGMQAVAHT, from the coding sequence ATGCCTGATGTAGCCACAACAGATAATCGATATTTTGATTACGATTTAGTCTTCTCTAAAGTGACTATTGCCTTACAAAATTGGGGAGCTGGCTTAGCTGATGCAGAGCAAGAAACTGAGTTAATGCTCGAAGCCGATTTACAAGAAGTGCCATCGCACGGAATAAAAATGCTGAGCTTAATTGCGCAAGGTATTCATTCTGGAGTCATCAATCCCAAAGCTAAACCTGAACTCAAACATAACCAAGCAGCCTGTTCAGTCATTGATTGTCACAATGGCTTAGGCCGTGCGTCATCTTTGTACGCGATGAATATTGCGATAAAAAACGCCAAAAAATTCGGTATCGGATTATGTGTCGCACAAAATACAACGCACTGGGGCAGAGCTCATGCTTATGCAGCAAGAGCCGCGAAACAAGGCTGCATGGCAATTTGTGCAACAAATGCCCTACCCTCAATGACGCTTGGTAATTCTCATTCAGCAATAATTGGCAACAATCCAATAGGCTTTGCCGCCCCCGCTCAACATAACGAATGCCCTATCACTTTAGATATGGCCATGTCTCAATCATCGGTTGGCAAAGTAGCCACAGCGAAACGAGAGGGACAAAAAGTACCTGATAATTGGGGGGTCGACGAACAAGGTAACCCCACGACCGATCCCGAAAAAATTCTGAATGGCGCAGTACTTCCCATGGCGGGCTATAAAGGTGAAAGCTTGGCAGTGATGCTCGAGTATTTAACCGCGATACTGGCCAATGGCAAAACAGGCGTTGAGCTTAATCCAACAGGACAAAAAGGGGTTGATGCCAACTCTAGCAAAACATTTATTGCTATCCATGTGCCGGCTATTACACCACTGAATAACTTTACGTTGGCCGGTCATCATTTTAATCAACAATTAAATGCCCAAGCGCCGTCATTCCGTTTGCCAGGCTCCAGAGGCTGGCAAGCACAGCAACGCAATAAACACAAAATACCCATTCATAGCGACACGGTTTTGGCGCTGCAAAAGCTAGGAATAAGCCTAACAAGTGAATGTGTAACCAATGAAGGTATGCAGGCCGTTGCGCATACCTAG
- a CDS encoding glycoside hydrolase family 88/105 protein codes for MKIKPIVKVVQRTLVAASLCLPLVAIESHALDNNEPRVTQIPTDKTWGERMALTVMQQSPEAWKMMHYKLLSSPKWDYTYGLVLMSFQHIYQKTGDETYLEYGKEYVDTLVDAEGNIKNVKGDKFSLDMLNGGKLLFTLYEKYRDERYLKALKKLRSQIEWQPRTKSGGFWHKKIYPYQMWLDGLYMGSTFWAIYAKHFSEPQASYDDIAHQFKLVEEKTYLPETGLLAHAWDESGIQKWADDSGKSPHVWSRALGWYAMALVDTLEVFPENHKDRAELVAMLERLCQALVKYQHESGLWYQVTDKAERFGNYLETSGTAMFSYAMAKGVRLGYLPKKYDKVAQKAYDGIINGYVQIDDLNHELHLTHTVGGTGLGNSPYRSGSFEYYVQEAVRTNDPHGVGAFILASVELGR; via the coding sequence ATGAAAATAAAACCAATTGTAAAAGTCGTGCAGCGTACCCTTGTTGCTGCCAGTTTATGCCTACCTCTAGTAGCGATAGAAAGCCACGCGTTAGACAATAATGAGCCGCGAGTCACACAAATACCCACAGATAAAACTTGGGGCGAGCGCATGGCGCTTACCGTTATGCAACAAAGTCCAGAAGCTTGGAAAATGATGCATTACAAACTACTTTCGTCACCGAAATGGGATTACACCTATGGGTTAGTTTTGATGTCTTTTCAACACATTTACCAAAAAACCGGCGACGAAACCTATTTAGAATACGGTAAAGAATATGTAGACACCTTAGTCGACGCTGAAGGCAATATAAAAAATGTTAAAGGCGATAAGTTCAGCTTAGATATGCTAAATGGTGGTAAGCTGCTATTTACCCTTTATGAAAAATACCGTGACGAACGTTACTTAAAAGCGTTAAAAAAATTACGTTCGCAAATTGAGTGGCAGCCTAGAACTAAATCAGGTGGATTCTGGCATAAGAAAATCTACCCATATCAAATGTGGTTAGATGGTCTGTATATGGGCAGTACATTTTGGGCTATATACGCCAAACACTTTAGTGAGCCACAAGCGTCTTACGACGACATAGCCCACCAGTTTAAACTGGTGGAAGAAAAAACCTATCTACCCGAAACCGGCTTGCTAGCTCATGCTTGGGATGAAAGTGGTATTCAAAAATGGGCCGATGATTCGGGTAAATCACCACATGTTTGGTCACGTGCGTTAGGCTGGTATGCCATGGCGTTGGTTGATACCTTGGAAGTTTTTCCTGAAAACCATAAAGACAGGGCAGAACTCGTCGCAATGCTTGAGCGCCTTTGTCAAGCTCTTGTCAAATATCAGCATGAAAGTGGTTTGTGGTATCAAGTCACGGATAAAGCCGAGCGCTTTGGCAATTATTTAGAAACATCCGGTACAGCCATGTTTAGTTATGCGATGGCGAAAGGCGTCAGATTAGGCTACTTGCCGAAGAAATATGACAAAGTCGCGCAAAAAGCCTACGACGGCATCATTAACGGCTATGTGCAAATAGATGACCTCAACCATGAATTACATTTAACGCATACCGTTGGTGGCACGGGGCTAGGTAACTCACCGTACCGCTCAGGTTCGTTTGAGTATTATGTTCAAGAAGCAGTAAGAACCAATGATCCTCACGGTGTGGGCGCATTCATTCTTGCTAGTGTTGAACTAGGAAGATAA
- a CDS encoding carbohydrate binding family 9 domain-containing protein, translating to MFALPRTKVLITLALSLTMYATTTLAKNHQYHLAFANNQINVDGVMNEPAWSNATKLKLNYENSPAEGSPAPVTTEVYIYENQTHMNVAFIAHDPQPQNIRASLRDRDALGNDDWVGIVIDTFDDKRSGYQFLANPLGAQADYRVKDVDAWDEDDSWDAIWQSAGQITQFGYVVEMSIPYHSLRFPATNGKLNWNIAGLRHYPRDKKYELASFQKNRNIDCTLCQYDQLSGFEQIKVDNALQLTPTLTLSRGDSRPQPNDQWQAGDLKTDAGLDIRWGVTQDIVFNATINPDFSQVEADASQLDINNTFSLFIKEKRPFFLDGAAYFFAERFKFVHTKNIDSPDYGLKLTGKTGKHSFGVMLTNDNTTNFVIPDTQSSKIVSLNTPSDNFIARYKQDIGNRSTIGALITHRQAESYRNTMLSVDGSHWLTKVDSISYQAGHSDTDNPKVLYNPDILNGEADYNLAKTQQGHALKIQYTRKLRDYSLRLGYADVGNEFRADMGFHRQVGYRKIFAGGNKRWFGHENDIFKEWGFDTGASQSLDRQGKLLTQDIELTGWLHGNKQFKVESTLLGQERIYQNQNFKELQLSTNAEYISASGIELSLNAKYGSQVDFTNVQLGKITQVEPAIDWDMDEHLNLKLAHNFSQLSSDLGELYSANLTDMRFTYKFSIRSLAKLVLQYTQINRNPDNYLIDKSSVDANYRSFSSQLVYTYKVNPQTLFYIGYSNNAFQQQEMSGLQQNKRNLFAKFSYAFQI from the coding sequence ATGTTTGCCTTACCTCGAACGAAAGTGCTGATCACACTAGCGCTTTCTTTAACCATGTACGCAACAACCACTTTAGCCAAAAATCACCAATATCATTTAGCCTTTGCCAATAATCAAATTAATGTCGATGGCGTAATGAACGAACCCGCTTGGTCAAATGCCACTAAGCTAAAACTGAACTATGAAAATAGTCCAGCGGAAGGCAGCCCAGCCCCTGTCACGACCGAAGTCTATATATATGAAAATCAAACCCACATGAATGTGGCATTTATTGCTCACGATCCACAGCCACAAAATATACGAGCTTCATTACGAGACAGAGATGCACTTGGTAACGACGACTGGGTTGGTATAGTCATAGATACGTTCGATGATAAGCGCAGTGGCTATCAATTTTTAGCGAACCCGTTAGGGGCTCAAGCCGACTACCGAGTTAAAGATGTAGATGCTTGGGATGAAGACGATAGCTGGGACGCCATTTGGCAAAGCGCTGGGCAGATTACGCAATTTGGTTACGTGGTTGAAATGAGCATTCCTTATCACTCTCTCAGGTTTCCAGCAACTAATGGTAAATTAAATTGGAATATAGCCGGCCTAAGACATTACCCCCGAGATAAAAAGTACGAGCTAGCCAGCTTCCAAAAAAACAGAAATATCGACTGCACTTTGTGCCAATACGATCAATTAAGCGGTTTTGAACAGATTAAAGTCGACAATGCATTACAGCTAACCCCAACCTTAACCCTTTCACGCGGTGACTCAAGACCCCAACCTAATGATCAATGGCAAGCAGGTGACTTAAAAACTGATGCGGGATTAGATATTCGTTGGGGAGTCACCCAAGATATTGTATTCAATGCGACAATTAACCCTGACTTTTCTCAAGTCGAGGCCGATGCAAGTCAACTGGATATCAACAATACCTTTTCCCTTTTTATTAAAGAAAAACGGCCATTTTTCCTCGACGGCGCGGCATATTTTTTTGCTGAACGTTTTAAGTTTGTTCATACCAAAAATATAGACTCGCCAGACTATGGACTCAAATTGACAGGTAAAACTGGTAAGCATAGCTTTGGTGTTATGCTAACTAACGACAACACCACCAACTTTGTTATCCCAGATACCCAGAGTTCTAAAATTGTTAGTCTTAATACGCCATCTGATAATTTTATTGCTCGCTACAAACAAGATATTGGCAACAGAAGTACTATAGGTGCGTTAATCACTCACAGACAAGCCGAGAGCTACCGCAATACTATGCTGTCGGTAGACGGTAGCCACTGGTTGACAAAAGTGGATAGTATTAGCTACCAAGCTGGCCATTCCGACACAGACAACCCCAAAGTCCTTTATAACCCAGATATCCTTAACGGTGAAGCCGATTACAATTTAGCAAAAACTCAGCAAGGTCATGCGCTAAAAATACAATACACCCGCAAGTTAAGAGACTACAGCTTACGCTTGGGATATGCCGATGTCGGTAACGAGTTTAGAGCCGATATGGGGTTTCATCGCCAAGTGGGTTATCGCAAAATATTTGCTGGCGGTAATAAACGATGGTTTGGCCACGAGAACGATATTTTCAAAGAATGGGGATTTGACACAGGAGCCAGTCAGTCACTCGATCGACAGGGCAAGCTGTTAACCCAAGACATTGAGCTAACCGGTTGGTTGCATGGCAACAAGCAGTTTAAAGTAGAATCGACACTACTAGGCCAAGAACGTATTTATCAAAACCAAAACTTTAAAGAGTTACAACTCAGTACTAACGCTGAGTATATCTCGGCATCAGGTATAGAGTTATCCTTAAATGCTAAATATGGCAGTCAGGTTGACTTTACCAATGTGCAATTAGGCAAAATCACCCAAGTTGAACCGGCTATTGATTGGGACATGGATGAGCACCTTAATCTTAAGTTAGCCCATAACTTTAGCCAATTGAGTAGTGATTTAGGCGAATTGTATTCCGCTAATTTAACCGATATGCGATTCACCTATAAATTTAGTATCAGAAGTCTAGCTAAGCTGGTTTTACAATATACCCAAATAAACCGCAATCCAGACAATTACCTAATAGATAAATCCAGTGTCGACGCCAATTACCGGTCGTTCTCGTCGCAGCTGGTATATACCTACAAAGTCAATCCACAAACACTGTTTTACATTGGTTATTCAAACAATGCATTTCAACAGCAAGAGATGTCTGGCTTACAGCAAAACAAACGCAATCTTTTCGCTAAATTTAGCTACGCTTTCCAAATATAA
- a CDS encoding extracellular solute-binding protein: protein MKTIYKFMLLATLAWLNPCWANSEQHLNIYSYRQPFLIQPILDKFTQQTGITTNIVFAKKGLIERLQREGKYTQADIVLTSNFATLLQLKDQALTQAISSEIVQQNIPQLYRDPQEHWIALTKRVRSIYTAKNRVSRSAIRYEDLADAKYQGKVCTISGKHAYNLGLIASMIAHSGIENTRSWLSGVKQNLARRPQGNERAQVKAIKEGLCDISLGNSYYFGMMMKDPQQQTWAQAVNINFPNQADRGAHINISGIAITKHAPNKSNALQLVEYLTSSQAQEYYATLNMEYPVKPGVALSPLVASWGAFKAESIPLAKLAEYQKQALKLVDEVQFDL, encoded by the coding sequence ATGAAAACTATCTATAAATTTATGTTACTTGCAACCCTAGCTTGGCTTAACCCTTGCTGGGCAAATTCAGAACAACATCTTAATATTTACTCGTATCGGCAACCTTTTTTAATCCAACCCATTCTGGATAAATTTACCCAACAAACGGGGATTACAACGAATATCGTATTTGCTAAAAAAGGCTTAATCGAACGCTTACAACGTGAAGGAAAGTATACACAAGCCGATATTGTGTTAACGTCTAACTTTGCCACCTTACTTCAGCTTAAAGACCAAGCCTTAACTCAAGCGATAAGCAGTGAAATTGTCCAACAAAATATTCCTCAGCTATATCGCGATCCGCAGGAACACTGGATCGCCTTAACAAAGCGCGTGCGCAGTATCTACACGGCCAAAAATCGAGTGAGTCGTAGCGCTATCAGATATGAAGATCTAGCCGATGCAAAATACCAAGGCAAAGTGTGCACCATTAGTGGTAAGCACGCCTATAACTTAGGGTTAATCGCGTCTATGATCGCCCATTCAGGGATCGAAAACACACGAAGCTGGCTCAGTGGCGTCAAACAAAATCTGGCAAGGCGGCCACAAGGTAACGAAAGAGCTCAAGTCAAAGCGATAAAAGAAGGGCTTTGTGATATTTCATTAGGCAACAGCTACTACTTTGGCATGATGATGAAAGATCCGCAGCAACAAACATGGGCGCAAGCGGTTAACATCAATTTCCCCAACCAAGCTGATCGCGGTGCTCATATCAATATCAGTGGTATTGCTATCACAAAACATGCCCCGAATAAGAGCAATGCGTTGCAATTGGTTGAATATTTAACCTCAAGCCAAGCACAAGAATACTACGCTACATTAAACATGGAGTACCCAGTTAAACCAGGCGTTGCCCTCTCGCCTCTAGTGGCTTCATGGGGTGCATTCAAAGCAGAAAGCATCCCGCTAGCGAAACTAGCTGAGTATCAAAAGCAAGCCTTGAAATTAGTCGATGAAGTGCAATTCGATTTATAG
- the hipB gene encoding type II toxin-antitoxin system antitoxin HipB: protein MIIYSAKQLSAYLRDERKGQSLTQQEVAKQVGIKQNTVSNFENNPDDCTVKTLFKLLSSLELELNVSPKNTDKSTQEWSEEW, encoded by the coding sequence ATGATCATATATTCTGCCAAACAATTAAGTGCTTATTTGCGTGATGAAAGAAAAGGACAATCGTTAACTCAACAAGAAGTCGCGAAACAGGTCGGTATAAAGCAAAACACCGTTTCAAACTTTGAGAACAATCCGGATGATTGTACCGTTAAGACGCTGTTCAAACTGTTGTCATCCTTAGAGCTCGAGCTTAATGTTTCTCCCAAAAACACAGATAAATCTACCCAAGAGTGGTCTGAGGAATGGTGA